A window of Candidatus Jettenia caeni contains these coding sequences:
- a CDS encoding amidohydrolase: MIEEILTNAKGIHDYIIQMRRDFHTYPETGFQEIRTSRVIREELKRLGLQVQSEIAKTGVVGILPVDNASSTVAFRADMDALPITEENDLEFKSQNEGIAHACGHDANMAMLLGTAKLMVQLKDKLKRQVKFIFQPCEEQHPGGAKLMVEHGVLNNVDEIYGLHIEPNISSGIFGLRAGATMAATDRVVITIIGKGGHASTPHLCIDPVVIAAEVILAIQTIVSRKVNPLSPCVVSLCQISGGTTFNVIPDKVKIIGTVRTLSKELRYRMPILIEDTIKGITSVNNASYQFEYLKGHPLLNNPQPQLDFIQSKIIELFGSKSVEKIDPKMGGEDFSYYLEKIGGAYVFLGSGNLERGTNLPLHSSRFLLDEDVLYMGPALFTYIACNP, from the coding sequence TTGATTGAAGAAATATTGACAAATGCTAAAGGGATACATGATTATATTATCCAGATGCGCAGGGATTTTCATACCTATCCGGAAACAGGATTTCAGGAGATACGTACATCCCGTGTTATCAGAGAAGAATTGAAGCGATTGGGACTTCAGGTACAATCGGAAATTGCGAAAACGGGCGTTGTGGGCATCTTACCAGTTGATAATGCATCGAGCACGGTGGCCTTCAGGGCTGATATGGACGCCTTGCCGATTACGGAAGAAAATGATCTTGAGTTTAAATCCCAAAATGAGGGGATTGCTCATGCATGCGGACATGACGCCAATATGGCAATGCTCCTGGGTACTGCAAAACTGATGGTACAGTTAAAAGATAAACTTAAACGGCAGGTAAAATTCATCTTTCAACCTTGCGAAGAGCAACATCCCGGTGGCGCAAAACTCATGGTAGAGCATGGCGTTTTAAATAATGTAGATGAGATTTATGGATTGCATATCGAGCCCAATATCTCTTCTGGTATCTTTGGATTACGGGCAGGGGCTACTATGGCAGCTACGGATCGTGTTGTTATTACTATTATCGGGAAAGGCGGGCATGCCTCTACCCCTCATTTGTGTATAGATCCTGTTGTTATTGCCGCTGAGGTCATTCTGGCTATTCAAACTATTGTATCACGAAAAGTAAATCCTTTATCCCCTTGTGTAGTCTCTCTCTGCCAAATATCAGGGGGAACAACCTTTAATGTTATTCCGGATAAGGTCAAAATTATTGGTACGGTGAGAACCCTTTCTAAAGAATTAAGATACAGGATGCCCATACTAATTGAAGACACTATCAAAGGGATAACTTCTGTTAACAATGCCTCGTACCAATTTGAATATCTTAAGGGCCATCCTCTTCTGAATAATCCTCAACCTCAATTGGATTTCATACAAAGTAAAATCATCGAACTATTTGGTAGTAAGTCGGTAGAAAAAATAGATCCCAAAATGGGTGGAGAGGATTTTTCCTATTATCTGGAGAAAATAGGAGGCGCCTATGTCTTTCTTGGTTCAGGTAATTTAGAAAGGGGAACGAATCTGCCGTTACACAGCTCCCGATTTTTATTAGACGAGGATGTCCTTTATATGGGGCCAGCTCTGTTTACCTATATTGCATGCAATCCATGA
- a CDS encoding chloromuconate cycloisomerase, which translates to MKLRHTFKIARETRSIQDNIVVELKDEDGISGLGEAAPTSFFGESILSVAAVCNESTDVLKNADPFQTEDITRSLANKFPGNSAARAAIDIALHDIVGKKLKIPLYKLLGLNRTGEKATSFTIGIDTLEKMCEKVDEVKDFSILKIKVGIKNDIEILKELRKITKAIFRVDANTGWTVDEAIKKLNIMEELGVELVEQPFPIGNILSLRGIRDRVKIPVFADEDVKNAGDIPAISGVVDGINIKLMKCGGIREALRMIHTARAHNLKVMIGCNIESSLSITAAAHLISLVDYVDLDGHLLVTNDPYLGVTVDKGKLLLPEGNGLGVVKRNVWETA; encoded by the coding sequence TTGAAATTGAGGCATACCTTCAAAATTGCCAGAGAAACTCGTAGTATTCAGGATAATATTGTAGTTGAGCTAAAAGATGAAGATGGAATATCGGGACTTGGAGAAGCTGCGCCAACCAGTTTTTTTGGAGAAAGTATATTGAGCGTTGCCGCGGTATGTAATGAGTCTACCGATGTATTAAAAAATGCAGACCCATTTCAAACGGAAGATATTACCCGTTCCCTGGCAAACAAATTCCCCGGCAATTCTGCCGCGCGTGCTGCAATCGATATAGCTCTCCATGATATAGTGGGTAAAAAATTGAAAATACCGCTCTATAAGCTTTTAGGTTTAAATCGAACTGGGGAAAAAGCGACCTCATTTACCATAGGAATTGATACCCTGGAGAAGATGTGTGAGAAGGTGGATGAAGTAAAGGATTTCTCCATTCTGAAAATAAAGGTGGGTATAAAAAATGATATAGAGATCCTTAAGGAGTTGCGCAAAATTACCAAAGCAATCTTCCGTGTTGATGCCAATACAGGTTGGACGGTGGATGAGGCAATAAAGAAATTGAACATCATGGAAGAACTTGGTGTTGAACTTGTGGAACAGCCATTTCCTATTGGTAACATCTTGTCCCTGAGAGGGATAAGAGATCGTGTAAAAATTCCTGTTTTTGCAGATGAAGATGTTAAAAATGCAGGAGATATACCGGCTATATCAGGTGTGGTGGATGGGATTAATATTAAGCTCATGAAATGTGGCGGAATTCGGGAAGCCCTTCGGATGATTCATACGGCCAGAGCTCATAATCTTAAAGTAATGATAGGCTGCAATATCGAAAGTTCCCTGTCTATCACAGCGGCAGCTCATCTTATCTCCCTGGTTGACTATGTTGATCTTGATGGACACTTGCTCGTTACCAATGATCCTTATCTGGGGGTAACAGTTGATAAAGGGAAATTACTATTGCCGGAAGGTAATGGGCTGGGGGTAGTGAAAAGGAATGTTTGGGAGACTGCCTGA
- a CDS encoding glycine cleavage complex protein → MIPEYLRYTPAHAWFFHDNKSITVGLTEFIVNKLDKLLFLDLPKVGDEILSDICFGEVESLETLLDITSPISGEVIAVNERLFENLDILSYDPYKHGWLIKFVTPESHLLDELMNAQQYMAYISKSQPVTPLKQRKQHSKVVKRKQQK, encoded by the coding sequence ATGATTCCTGAATATTTAAGGTACACCCCTGCACACGCATGGTTTTTTCATGACAATAAATCAATTACCGTTGGTTTAACAGAATTTATTGTTAATAAACTTGATAAATTGCTATTTCTGGATCTTCCGAAAGTCGGAGATGAAATCCTTTCAGATATCTGCTTTGGAGAAGTAGAATCGTTAGAAACGCTGCTTGATATTACATCGCCTATAAGCGGCGAAGTCATAGCGGTAAATGAACGTCTATTTGAGAATTTGGACATCTTGAGTTATGATCCCTACAAACATGGTTGGTTAATCAAGTTTGTAACACCAGAATCTCATCTTCTTGACGAATTAATGAATGCGCAGCAATACATGGCGTACATTAGTAAGTCACAGCCTGTCACCCCCCTGAAGCAGAGAAAACAACACAGCAAAGTTGTTAAGAGAAAGCAGCAAAAATAG
- a CDS encoding DNA mismatch repair protein MutS has protein sequence MMRQYNEIKIQHKDALLFFRMGDFYELFFEDAKLASKVLGITLTSRSKGENSIPMAGVPHHSAESYIRKLIKAGHKVAICDQLQNPEEAKGIVDRGVTRIITPGTVTEDSLLEDKSNNYLMALLETNTLFGLSWIDLSTGRFEVEDIQKDRLFDEFARLNPSELLMPEETFHNHTAFVEKIRAEYNIMITARPDWEFSKDTAYHILTEHFGTTSLEGFDCEDVGPALGAAGAVIQYLKDTQKTSLRHIIKIQRYRADNRVLIDKATQQSLELTQTMRTHDREGSLLAIIDQTKTPMGARLLREWVISPLRISAEIKYRQVGVYELFEKPELRRELRNILSNIYDIERISTKISCGRANARDLIALKQSLSKLPALKDQIGFCISDILVTTEQQLDTLEEVQTLIGAALVSDPPPTIKDGGLIREGYDPALDELKYISKNGKSWIANFQAEEIARTGINSLKVGYNKVFGYYIEVTNIHMDNIPKTYIRKQTLKNAERFITPELKDYETKVLTADERAKDLEYDLFIRIREKVSAFTPQIQKISETIALIDVLSTLANLASENRYIMPEITDSLELNIIDGRHPVLTRKLINESFVPNDINLDGVNNKIMIITGPNMAGKSTYIRQVALLVLMAQIGSFIPAKEAVIGTVDRIFTRVGASDELSRGQSTFMVEMNETANILNNATARSLIILDEVGRGTSTFDGISIAWAITEYIYQHIHARTLFATHYHELTELALLFPGVINFNILVKEWGDEIIFLRKIVEGGTDKSYGIHVARLAGIPKEVIQRARIILNNLEAATLDINGKPKFAPLKTVQDKRPTQLKLFVSKQDMVIEEIKKLDISKISPLEALNKLNELKRRLEDNNGL, from the coding sequence ATGATGCGTCAATATAATGAAATCAAAATACAACATAAAGACGCATTGCTTTTTTTCCGTATGGGCGATTTTTATGAATTGTTTTTTGAGGATGCAAAACTTGCTTCAAAGGTATTAGGAATTACCCTAACGTCTCGCTCAAAGGGAGAAAATTCAATACCGATGGCAGGTGTACCTCACCATTCTGCCGAGTCTTATATCCGAAAATTAATTAAGGCCGGGCACAAAGTAGCCATTTGCGACCAATTGCAAAACCCTGAAGAAGCTAAGGGGATCGTAGATCGTGGCGTTACCCGGATTATAACACCTGGTACAGTCACCGAAGATTCTCTCCTGGAAGATAAAAGCAATAACTATTTAATGGCACTATTAGAAACGAATACCCTGTTTGGATTATCGTGGATCGATCTGTCTACCGGTCGATTTGAGGTAGAGGATATCCAGAAAGACAGGCTTTTTGATGAATTTGCAAGACTAAATCCGTCAGAGCTGTTAATGCCCGAAGAAACCTTTCATAATCATACCGCCTTTGTAGAAAAAATCCGGGCAGAATACAACATCATGATTACCGCCAGACCTGATTGGGAATTTTCAAAAGATACTGCGTATCACATCTTAACAGAACATTTTGGGACAACATCCCTGGAAGGGTTTGACTGCGAAGATGTAGGGCCAGCTTTAGGCGCTGCAGGCGCTGTGATTCAATATTTAAAAGATACCCAAAAGACATCACTAAGGCATATTATAAAAATCCAGAGATACCGGGCAGATAACAGAGTACTTATCGATAAAGCAACGCAGCAAAGCCTGGAACTTACACAAACCATGAGAACCCATGACCGGGAGGGCTCATTACTTGCCATAATTGATCAGACAAAGACACCCATGGGCGCCCGGTTACTCAGGGAATGGGTCATTAGTCCGCTACGGATATCCGCTGAAATTAAATATCGCCAGGTTGGTGTATATGAGTTGTTTGAGAAACCGGAACTCAGACGAGAATTACGGAATATTCTCAGTAACATTTATGATATTGAACGAATTTCAACGAAGATAAGTTGTGGTCGCGCCAATGCCCGTGATCTCATTGCTCTTAAACAATCTCTCTCAAAACTACCCGCTCTGAAAGATCAAATAGGATTTTGTATTTCAGATATCCTGGTAACCACAGAACAACAATTAGATACCCTTGAGGAAGTGCAAACCCTAATCGGCGCCGCTCTTGTATCAGATCCCCCTCCAACAATTAAAGATGGAGGGCTTATTCGAGAGGGGTACGATCCTGCACTCGACGAATTGAAATACATTAGCAAAAACGGAAAGAGCTGGATTGCCAACTTTCAAGCCGAAGAAATTGCCAGAACAGGGATTAATTCTCTTAAAGTAGGTTATAATAAGGTATTTGGCTATTATATAGAAGTAACCAATATACATATGGATAATATACCGAAGACCTATATCAGAAAACAAACTCTTAAAAATGCAGAACGCTTCATTACACCTGAGCTGAAAGATTACGAGACAAAAGTGCTAACGGCTGATGAGCGTGCGAAAGATTTAGAATATGACCTATTTATCCGGATACGCGAAAAGGTAAGCGCCTTCACACCACAGATACAAAAGATATCTGAGACAATTGCGTTGATAGATGTGCTATCCACCCTTGCAAATCTTGCATCGGAAAATCGGTATATCATGCCAGAAATTACCGACAGCCTGGAATTAAACATAATCGATGGACGCCACCCTGTACTCACTCGGAAACTGATAAATGAAAGTTTTGTTCCCAACGATATCAATCTGGATGGAGTAAACAATAAAATAATGATCATTACCGGACCAAATATGGCCGGAAAAAGCACCTATATTCGTCAAGTAGCGCTCCTTGTCCTTATGGCGCAAATAGGAAGTTTTATCCCCGCAAAAGAGGCAGTTATCGGAACCGTAGACAGGATCTTTACACGGGTAGGCGCCTCGGATGAACTCTCCCGGGGGCAGAGTACCTTTATGGTGGAAATGAATGAGACAGCAAATATTCTTAATAACGCCACAGCACGCAGTTTAATTATCTTAGACGAGGTAGGACGCGGCACAAGCACCTTTGATGGAATCAGCATTGCCTGGGCAATTACAGAATATATCTACCAGCATATCCACGCCCGAACACTCTTTGCCACCCACTATCATGAGCTTACAGAGCTTGCCTTGCTCTTTCCGGGCGTCATAAACTTTAATATCCTTGTTAAGGAATGGGGCGATGAGATTATATTCTTACGAAAGATTGTAGAAGGCGGAACAGATAAAAGTTATGGAATACATGTTGCTCGGCTTGCTGGTATACCGAAAGAGGTTATTCAGAGGGCACGCATAATCCTGAACAACCTCGAGGCCGCAACGTTAGATATAAACGGTAAGCCAAAATTTGCACCCCTGAAAACAGTTCAGGATAAAAGGCCTACTCAATTAAAACTTTTTGTATCAAAACAAGATATGGTAATCGAAGAGATTAAGAAGCTTGATATATCTAAGATATCTCCCCTCGAAGCTCTTAACAAACTCAACGAATTGAAAAGGAGACTAGAAGATAACAACGGTTTATAA